One part of the Sorangiineae bacterium MSr11954 genome encodes these proteins:
- a CDS encoding nuclear transport factor 2 family protein, which yields MTLARPPVPPFTFETATQKVRLAEDAWNTRDPERVALAYTEDSRWRNRSEFLQGRPAIVAFLTRKWAKEHDYRLIKELWAFHESRIAVRFQYEWRDDAGQWFRAHGNEQWEFDAHGLMRRREASINDVSIREADRKFIWLLGPRPSDHPGLTELGL from the coding sequence ATGACCCTCGCTCGCCCGCCTGTTCCGCCGTTTACGTTCGAAACCGCGACCCAAAAGGTGCGTCTGGCGGAGGACGCCTGGAACACGCGTGATCCCGAGCGGGTCGCGCTGGCCTACACGGAGGACAGCCGGTGGCGAAACCGGTCGGAGTTCCTCCAGGGGCGACCGGCCATCGTGGCCTTTCTCACGCGCAAGTGGGCCAAGGAGCACGACTACCGTCTCATCAAGGAGCTATGGGCCTTTCACGAGAGCCGCATCGCGGTGCGGTTTCAGTACGAGTGGCGCGACGATGCCGGCCAGTGGTTTCGCGCCCACGGCAACGAACAGTGGGAGTTCGATGCGCACGGCTTGATGCGCCGTCGTGAGGCCAGCATCAACGATGTCTCGATCCGCGAGGCGGACCGCAAGTTCATTTGGCTGCTGGGTCCCCGCCCGTCCGATCACCCTGGCCTGACGGAGCTCGGGTTGTAA
- a CDS encoding formylglycine-generating enzyme family protein, translating into MRQLGIFVSVAIAAVIFGASSPDGGVATAAPSDPSPSAAGNKLANSELQKRDGVTAAIAAPAAAAAAPAIPAVSTGAEPAALGASGACPADMVQVEGDYCPWLEQKCLRWVDPETKMRCAEFAPTGPCQSATSHKKFCIDKYEYPNIAGEKPVVMKTWIEAKATCESLGKRLCGETEWTVACEGQERLPYPYGLERNAEACNIDKPHPEPDEKLIADPRTRDAEVARLDQRDPSGFREACVSPYGVHDMTGNVDEWVVNESGRPYKSGLKGGYWGPVRTRCRPMTTAHNETFIFYQIGFRCCGDVPSTETATASPKPEKAEQPAKAKAVATSQLLAGS; encoded by the coding sequence ATGCGTCAACTTGGTATTTTCGTCAGTGTTGCGATTGCAGCGGTCATCTTTGGTGCCAGCTCTCCGGACGGAGGCGTGGCCACGGCGGCGCCGTCCGATCCGAGCCCGTCGGCAGCTGGCAACAAGCTCGCGAACAGCGAGCTGCAGAAGCGAGACGGAGTAACGGCCGCCATTGCGGCGCCTGCTGCGGCGGCTGCCGCACCCGCCATACCTGCAGTTTCCACCGGCGCTGAACCTGCAGCGCTTGGCGCCTCGGGCGCCTGCCCGGCGGATATGGTGCAAGTCGAGGGCGACTATTGTCCCTGGCTCGAACAGAAGTGCCTGCGCTGGGTCGACCCCGAGACCAAGATGCGGTGCGCCGAGTTCGCTCCGACCGGTCCTTGCCAGTCGGCGACGAGCCACAAAAAGTTCTGCATCGATAAATACGAATATCCCAATATCGCCGGCGAGAAGCCGGTGGTGATGAAAACGTGGATCGAAGCAAAGGCCACGTGCGAATCCCTCGGCAAACGTCTTTGCGGCGAAACGGAATGGACCGTGGCCTGCGAAGGCCAAGAGCGCCTACCGTACCCCTACGGTCTCGAGCGCAACGCCGAGGCGTGCAACATCGACAAGCCGCACCCCGAGCCCGACGAAAAGCTGATCGCCGACCCCCGCACGCGCGACGCCGAAGTGGCGCGCCTCGACCAACGCGATCCGTCGGGGTTCCGCGAGGCCTGCGTGAGCCCCTACGGCGTCCACGACATGACCGGCAACGTCGACGAGTGGGTCGTAAACGAGAGCGGCCGCCCCTACAAGAGCGGCCTCAAAGGCGGTTACTGGGGCCCTGTGCGCACCCGCTGCCGTCCGATGACCACCGCGCACAACGAAACGTTCATCTTCTACCAAATCGGCTTCCGCTGCTGCGGCGACGTTCCCTCCACGGAGACCGCCACCGCGTCTCCCAAGCCGGAAAAAGCCGAGCAGCCGGCGAAGGCCAAGGCGGTTGCAACCTCTCAGCTGCTCGCGGGCAGCTAG
- a CDS encoding TetR/AcrR family transcriptional regulator, whose protein sequence is MAKTVSERHDVLPALGEVFREHGFEGASLSLITERTGLGKGSLYHFFPGGKEEMASAVLADIDAWFEGHIFAPLRTDDDPKRAIRQMLAAVEKYFLSGRRVCLVGAFALSESRDRFAKSIRSYFVSWTDALTDALLRTGQDPKSAKDFAEEIVATIQGAIILARALNDPASFRRTLSRLESRL, encoded by the coding sequence ATGGCCAAGACCGTCAGCGAGCGTCACGATGTGCTTCCAGCCCTGGGCGAAGTGTTCCGCGAGCATGGCTTCGAGGGCGCGAGCCTTTCGCTCATCACCGAGCGCACGGGGCTTGGAAAAGGGAGCCTCTACCACTTCTTCCCTGGCGGAAAAGAGGAGATGGCAAGCGCCGTCCTGGCCGACATCGACGCATGGTTCGAGGGCCACATCTTCGCCCCCCTCCGCACCGACGACGATCCCAAACGCGCCATCCGACAGATGCTCGCCGCCGTAGAAAAGTATTTCCTATCCGGGAGGCGCGTCTGCCTCGTCGGCGCCTTCGCCCTGAGCGAGAGCCGCGACCGCTTCGCCAAATCCATCCGCAGCTACTTCGTCTCCTGGACCGACGCGCTCACCGACGCCCTCCTCCGCACCGGCCAAGACCCCAAATCCGCCAAAGACTTCGCCGAAGAAATCGTCGCCACCATCCAAGGCGCCATCATCCTAGCCCGCGCCCTCAACGACCCCGCCTCCTTCCGCCGCACCCTAAGCCGCCTCGAATCCCGCCTTTGA
- a CDS encoding flippase-like domain-containing protein has translation MITASIIFTLQKGGLKLWPDSGNFAHVQWWSIGLYLPLLIAATYFRAVRWRFLLRSIADIPLRRVLAVSWIGFAAILLMPFRLGEFVRPYMIRDNKGKLSMSAATGTVVAERVVDGLYLSIVLAVALITVPHLEPLPATVVGLPVSVAAVRHSGFVMLGFFTTAFIVIGVYYFAREWARKVTLAVFGLVSKKLGEKLSGIAERLADGLHAFSRGRDAIGFLWETTLYWFFMVASMWALAWGCGVAHADGSAITFGETCALMGMLSVAILIPGPPGLLGVFQAGIYAGMTMYFPTHVVIGEGAAYVFLLYLVQLVWTVIAALIFLVGDRGALKQLSSTDGDPGAERAAAS, from the coding sequence GTGATCACAGCGAGCATCATCTTCACCCTGCAAAAGGGAGGGCTCAAGCTCTGGCCCGATAGCGGCAACTTTGCCCACGTGCAGTGGTGGTCCATCGGCCTCTATCTGCCGCTGCTCATCGCGGCCACGTACTTCCGCGCGGTGCGCTGGCGCTTCTTGCTGCGCTCCATCGCCGATATCCCCTTGCGGCGCGTGCTGGCGGTCTCGTGGATTGGCTTCGCCGCCATTTTGCTCATGCCCTTCCGGCTCGGCGAGTTCGTTCGCCCGTACATGATCCGGGACAACAAGGGCAAGCTGTCGATGTCCGCCGCCACCGGCACCGTGGTCGCCGAGCGGGTCGTCGATGGTCTCTATTTGAGCATCGTGCTCGCGGTAGCGCTCATCACCGTCCCGCACCTCGAGCCGCTCCCGGCCACCGTGGTGGGGCTGCCCGTGTCGGTGGCCGCCGTGCGCCACTCGGGCTTCGTGATGCTCGGCTTCTTCACCACCGCCTTCATCGTCATCGGCGTCTACTATTTCGCGCGCGAGTGGGCCCGCAAGGTGACCCTGGCCGTCTTTGGCTTGGTCTCCAAGAAGCTCGGCGAAAAGCTGTCCGGCATCGCCGAGCGCCTGGCCGACGGGCTTCATGCCTTCAGCCGCGGCCGCGACGCCATCGGCTTTCTCTGGGAGACCACCCTCTACTGGTTCTTCATGGTCGCCAGCATGTGGGCGCTTGCTTGGGGTTGCGGTGTCGCGCACGCCGACGGCAGCGCCATCACCTTCGGCGAGACCTGTGCGCTGATGGGGATGCTCAGCGTGGCCATCCTCATCCCCGGACCGCCGGGTCTTCTCGGTGTGTTTCAAGCGGGCATCTACGCCGGCATGACCATGTACTTTCCGACCCACGTCGTCATCGGCGAGGGCGCGGCCTATGTCTTTCTGCTCTACCTGGTGCAGCTGGTGTGGACCGTGATCGCAGCGCTCATCTTCTTGGTCGGGGATCGAGGAGCGTTGAAGCAGCTGAGCTCCACCGACGGCGACCCCGGTGCGGAGCGCGCGGCCGCCTCGTAA